The Labrus bergylta chromosome 23, fLabBer1.1, whole genome shotgun sequence genome includes the window CTTGCCATTTTCACGGTTCTGTGCTTTCCTTTACTCAAGGGAAGAAGATAACTAACCGTCCCTCTGCCGGGTTTATATAGCCAGAGTCTGAGCGCGAGATTCTCTGATTGGCCAGGAGCGTGCACGTGATACCGCCGGCCTCGCTctatttctctctgtctgtctctctctgtctgtctctctctctctctctctctctctctctctctctctctctctctctttcgaaTCACTTTATTGGCCTGAATGTGAAAATACTGACAAAGCGTTACACATTTCACAAAAGTAATATTTATTATCCACAAATCAGCAGTTTCAATAATAAATAAGAGTAAACATCTGATAAAtatttggaataaaaaaataacaataatagaaaataaaaagaaatgaagaagtAAAAAGTAGAATTAATCCGTCTAACTTTGCTTATCAAAGAGTCTTACAGGTTATATAGACctagtttttgtttgtgtgttcaggataacacattttaagtaaataacatttttttgggGCGCTGTGGCATAGTGGTTGGTACGTTTGTGGTCGTGTTCCTCTGTGTGGGCGGCCAGGGTTCAGGTCTGACCTCTTGCCATGTCTTTAAATGGAGGCATAAATTATCATTACAATTGGATATTTTGAAGTTTGCTGTTGAAACGCTTTAGGAAAATGATTTATTCTGTTTGATGAGTTCATATCTGATGAGCCGTCAGAGGGGAATAAACCCCAAAAACCATGCAGTTAATACATATTAAAACTTataatctgtattttttaagtcaaaaattcaacatcaaaaagaaaagaaacaagaactttgtttttaatgtgtttgaattaatgcatttattactgatgtgaaaaaaactTAAAAGAGAACAGTGTTCGATAATATTCATAAAATGCTGCAGAAAGTGAAGCTAacactttattgtctgtttgcACAGAAACGTGACTTTGGCAACGTGGCATTACTACCTCACAAACCCTCACATTACAATCAATTGGACAGAGATCTTGTTCGCATTAaggaaattaaacattttggtGCTGAAAATATAAACTATGTAATCCATTTTCACCAATCTCTGTGGTTAATATCACCAAAACCACACTTTCATATATTATTTTCTGTGCGTTTCCAATTTCTGGAGCTTGTAACAACAAATGTGTCTTATAAACGGTGTTGGTACTACAAGTTTGTGTTTAGTTCATCACACAACCCAAGAGACAAACCAGTACATGAACCAATTATGTTGCAAGCTCAAAATTAAAATTGGAAATGTACTTACCACAGGAACAGGATAAACCATGTAACATGAAAATATAAGACCTTGTGGAAAAATACCTTTAAGTCATTAACTAACATATTTGCACGTTTTAATAGACACGTGGAAAAGATAACTTCAGATAATTCAAATTTGAACATAGCTTTACATGAAAAACCTGCTCTTCAAGTTTTAGCAACTGGCTCTTCAGTTTCTTCAGTAAAGCAGAATTTAGCCCCTTTGTTTAGTATCTgcctgatgaagcagcaggaaatattcagggaGATGCCTTTCATATCCTGAGACAATGCATTCAATGACACagtcttcatgttttttgttgataCCTTGAATATGTAACACAATGGTCAGATTTGCCATCATGGCGTCAAATATGTGGCTTCACTTTTGCTTAGttccttatatatatataaataacgTATTCCCTCCTGAAGCCCTCCATGGTCCATGAGGGATCCCCTGCGGTGATGTGCAATTGTTAACAACTGTCACTGTCAACAACGTAGGCTCAACTTTATTGATTAACTTGATCCCACTGCATTCAATACATCATTGTACTGAGACAAGAGTTTGTGGCATTTCTTTAACTAGGAATAGTGGATGCTTTTAATAACCGTCTCCTCTCCATGTGAAGATGCTGGCTACTGTTTTTCCAAAATGGTGACATGTGGCAGAGATAGATCTTCATCATTGAAGTGCTTACTACACAATCACAAGTTCTTTCACTCTTTCAGGTTGAAGGGAGCACAATAGCAGACCTTAACTGGAGACTGTAAATCAGCAGTTTGAAGATACCAATATAAAATTAATCTTGGCTAAAGTGCATCATGTGAATTAGGAATGAACTCTTGTAGAGTAAGTgggtggctcttaaaagagcctttgGGACTGCAGGACAGTTGAAGAGTTTACTTGGAGCTGGTGTACTTGGTCACAGCCTTGGTGCCCTCAGACACAGCATGCTTGGCCAGCTCTCCAGGCAGGAGCAGGCGGACAGCAGTCTGGATCTCCCTGGAGGTGATGGTGGAGCGCTTGTTGTAGTGAGCCAGCTTGGAGGCCTCACCAGCGATACGCTCAAAGATATCATTGACGAAGGAGTTCATGATGCCCATCGCCTTTGAAGAGATACCAGTGTCTGGGTGGACTTGCTTCATCACCTTATAGACGTAGATGCTGTAACTCTCTTTCCTggtctttctcctcttcttgtcCTTTTTGCCGGGGTTCTTTGTCACGGCTTTCTTGCTGCCCTTCTTTGAAACGACTTTCTGCTGCGGCTCAGGCATTGTCGGTTGATTCGATGCTGATCGTTGAAAGAACTGATACGCTGCTGAGCGCTGACCGATTTTAAACACAGTGCATGCAAATCAAATGTTCGATTCCCCTCCTGCCATTGGCCAAATTCCGCTGACTCACGGAGTAACTATGCGGaagtctctgagtgtgtgtgctcgttCTTTGGAGGTCATTTCTCCTCCTATTCAACAAAGAAACAGGCTCCAACTAGTTATCAAAGCTTCAGTTGGAACATTTTTAACGACTCCTTAAAGCACACCTTTGTGTATCTGGTTGTAACAAGATAAACAAGGTTGAATAAGTGTCTCAAATATATCTTAGGCCTACACTATGTCCCTCTGTTAAATCCAACAGCTAGCATTCAGGCAGTCTTTTGTCCCCAGTCCCATTTCCCTCCTTAATTCAAGTCAGGCAGTTGTAAATATTGTCAGCAGTTACTCTTGAATGTTTGTAGGCTGATATTATTGTGGTTTTGTATGGTACTGTTGACACAATGCAGCTATATTCAGTGCATCTTCTATTTTACCGTGTTAGCTTTGTAAACgtattctgtcttttttctgtcctgTCATGTCTTGCCGCAAGTCTTCCTTTGAGG containing:
- the LOC110000954 gene encoding histone H2B 1/2-like; this encodes MPEPQQKVVSKKGSKKAVTKNPGKKDKKRRKTRKESYSIYVYKVMKQVHPDTGISSKAMGIMNSFVNDIFERIAGEASKLAHYNKRSTITSREIQTAVRLLLPGELAKHAVSEGTKAVTKYTSSK